The following proteins come from a genomic window of Synechococcus sp. NB0720_010:
- the smpB gene encoding SsrA-binding protein SmpB: protein MAKGGGKKNAKALRDAANKLLADNRFARHQYEILETLECGVELMGTEVKSIRAGQVNLRDGFCLIRKGQLQLHNVHISPHTHAGAYFNHEPLRTRRLLAHRREIDKLRIAVDQKGLTLIPLNIHLKGSWIKATIGLGKGRKLHDKRQEERRKQDIKDAKKAIARY, encoded by the coding sequence ATGGCTAAGGGCGGGGGCAAAAAGAACGCCAAGGCCCTTCGGGACGCCGCCAACAAATTGCTGGCGGACAACCGCTTTGCGCGGCACCAGTACGAAATCCTCGAAACCCTCGAATGCGGGGTCGAGCTGATGGGCACCGAGGTCAAGTCCATCCGAGCTGGGCAGGTCAACCTGCGGGATGGCTTCTGCCTGATCCGCAAGGGACAGCTGCAACTGCACAACGTCCACATCTCCCCCCACACCCACGCCGGCGCCTACTTCAACCACGAGCCCCTCCGGACCCGCCGGCTGCTGGCCCACCGCAGAGAGATCGACAAACTGCGCATCGCCGTCGATCAGAAGGGCCTCACCCTGATCCCCCTCAACATCCACCTCAAGGGCTCCTGGATCAAAGCCACCATCGGCCTCGGCAAGGGCCGCAAGCTCCATGACAAGCGTCAGGAGGAGCGGCGCAAGCAGGACATCAAGGACGCCAAGAAAGCGATCGCCCGTTACTGA
- the ruvB gene encoding Holliday junction branch migration DNA helicase RuvB, which yields MAIVSSGSTAPRQPAPRLVDPAVSEQEKPLQREDSLRPKQLADYIGQSELKQVLGIAIEATRARDEALDHVLLYGPPGLGKTTMAMVLAEELGVRCRITSAPALERPRDIVGLLVNLQPRELLFIDEIHRLTRVAEELLYPAMEDFRLDLTVGKGTTARTRTIPLAPFTLVGATTRAGSLSSPLRDRFGLIQRLEFYGLEDLQAIVQRAAGLLQLDLAEEAALEVARRCRGTPRIANRLLRRVRDVASVGGHARVSAELVQQALSLHRVDGRGLDASDRRLLDLLHSGFGGGPVGLDTLAAGLGEDPVTLESVVEPFLLQQGLLQRTPRGRVITQAGIDHLQDQAA from the coding sequence ATGGCCATCGTTTCTTCGGGATCAACAGCGCCGCGTCAGCCGGCCCCGAGGTTGGTGGATCCTGCCGTCAGTGAGCAAGAGAAGCCGCTCCAGCGCGAGGATTCCCTCAGGCCCAAGCAGTTAGCCGATTACATCGGCCAAAGTGAGCTCAAGCAGGTTCTCGGAATCGCGATTGAGGCCACCCGCGCCCGCGACGAAGCCCTGGATCACGTGCTGCTCTACGGCCCTCCGGGTCTGGGCAAGACCACCATGGCGATGGTCCTGGCCGAGGAGTTGGGGGTGCGGTGCCGCATCACCAGTGCGCCTGCCCTCGAGCGTCCCCGCGACATCGTTGGCTTGCTGGTGAATCTCCAGCCGCGGGAGCTGCTGTTCATCGATGAGATTCACCGCCTGACGCGGGTCGCCGAAGAACTGCTTTACCCGGCGATGGAGGACTTTCGCCTGGACCTCACGGTCGGCAAGGGAACGACGGCCCGGACCCGCACGATTCCCTTGGCCCCTTTCACCTTGGTGGGTGCGACGACGCGGGCGGGTTCCTTGAGTTCACCCCTGCGGGATCGCTTCGGTTTGATCCAGCGGCTGGAGTTCTACGGACTGGAGGATCTGCAGGCGATCGTGCAGCGGGCGGCCGGTTTGCTGCAACTTGACTTGGCGGAAGAAGCGGCCCTCGAGGTGGCGCGCCGTTGCCGGGGCACCCCGCGCATTGCCAACCGCCTGCTTCGGCGGGTGCGCGATGTGGCCTCCGTCGGCGGCCATGCGCGGGTGAGCGCTGAGCTGGTGCAGCAGGCCTTGAGCCTGCACCGGGTGGATGGCCGCGGCTTGGATGCCAGCGACCGGCGGCTGCTGGATCTGCTCCACAGCGGTTTTGGCGGTGGCCCGGTGGGCCTCGACACCCTCGCGGCCGGACTGGGCGAAGACCCCGTCACCCTCGAATCAGTTGTGGAACCGTTTCTGCTGCAGCAGGGGCTGCTGCAACGCACCCCCCGCGGTCGGGTGATCACCCAGGCGGGCATTGATCACCTGCAGGATCAGGCGGCATGA
- a CDS encoding tetratricopeptide repeat protein produces the protein MTALFAVLLAVQLSLPQLFDQALTASREGAFPQALDLWNQVLELAPEDAAAWSNRGNVQLALGDPEAAIADQSKAMELDPSNADPHLNRGTAEEALKQWDAAEADYRWILERGADASALYNLGNVQGSKGDWRQARGSFDQAAETRPGFAMARSSTALADFQLGDLDLAEKELRSIIRRYPLFADARAALTAVLWRKGESGEAESHWASAAGLDPRYRQPEWLLEIRRWPPVPVQALSDFLALSS, from the coding sequence ATGACAGCGCTTTTCGCCGTTTTGCTGGCGGTGCAGCTGAGCCTGCCCCAACTGTTTGACCAGGCCCTGACGGCGAGTCGTGAGGGGGCGTTCCCCCAGGCCTTGGATCTTTGGAACCAGGTCCTGGAGCTGGCTCCGGAGGACGCTGCGGCTTGGAGTAATCGAGGCAATGTCCAGCTGGCCCTGGGTGACCCCGAAGCGGCGATTGCCGACCAGTCCAAGGCGATGGAGCTGGATCCGAGCAACGCCGATCCCCATCTCAACCGAGGCACCGCTGAAGAAGCCCTGAAGCAGTGGGATGCCGCAGAGGCCGATTACCGCTGGATCCTCGAGCGTGGCGCCGATGCTTCTGCGCTCTACAACCTCGGCAATGTGCAGGGCTCCAAGGGGGACTGGCGGCAAGCCCGCGGCAGCTTTGATCAGGCGGCCGAGACCCGTCCAGGTTTTGCGATGGCCCGCTCCAGTACGGCCCTAGCGGATTTTCAGCTGGGGGATCTGGACCTGGCCGAAAAGGAGTTGCGCAGCATCATTCGCCGCTACCCCCTTTTCGCCGACGCCAGGGCTGCTTTGACGGCGGTGCTTTGGCGGAAGGGTGAGTCCGGCGAAGCCGAGAGCCATTGGGCTTCGGCTGCGGGCTTGGATCCGCGTTACCGCCAGCCAGAATGGCTCCTAGAGATTCGGCGCTGGCCGCCGGTTCCGGTCCAAGCCCTGTCGGACTTTTTGGCCTTGAGCAGCTGA
- a CDS encoding amidohydrolase yields the protein MPDLLSRDQLKAEVKAAQQELLAIRRHLHAHPELSGNEHQTAALVAGELRKLGWRVQEGVGRTGVLAELGPSGGPVVALRVDMDALPVEERTGLPYASLNQGLMHACGHDIHTTVGLGVARILAPLAEELGGTVRLLFQPAEETAQGAAWMVADGAMQGVDALFGVHVFPSLSVGTIGVRSGSLTAAAGELEVEVLGEGGHGARPHQSTDAIWIAARVVSGLQEAISRRLDALHPVVVSFGRIEGGKAFNVIADHVRLLGTVRCLDLELHSQLPGWIEETVQAICKGYGGEARVSYRCISPPVHNDPELTQLLADEAVELLGRPQVEWLEQPSLGAEDFAELQRDTPSTMFRLGVAGPKGCTPLHSNTFAADEAAVGVGVEVLSASLLRWLERAGS from the coding sequence ATGCCCGATCTGCTCTCCCGCGACCAGCTCAAGGCGGAGGTCAAGGCCGCCCAGCAGGAGCTTCTGGCGATTCGCAGGCATCTGCATGCCCATCCGGAACTCAGCGGCAATGAGCATCAGACCGCTGCTTTGGTGGCCGGCGAGCTGCGCAAGCTGGGATGGCGTGTCCAAGAAGGGGTGGGCCGCACGGGGGTGCTGGCGGAACTGGGTCCGAGCGGTGGCCCCGTGGTGGCCCTGCGGGTGGATATGGATGCGTTGCCGGTGGAGGAGCGAACGGGCCTGCCCTATGCCTCGTTGAACCAGGGCCTGATGCATGCCTGCGGCCATGACATCCACACCACCGTGGGATTGGGCGTGGCTCGAATCCTGGCGCCCTTGGCCGAGGAGCTGGGCGGCACGGTTCGCTTGCTGTTTCAACCGGCGGAGGAGACTGCCCAAGGGGCGGCCTGGATGGTGGCCGATGGGGCGATGCAGGGTGTGGATGCCCTGTTTGGCGTGCATGTCTTCCCCAGTCTTTCGGTCGGAACGATCGGGGTGCGCAGCGGCAGCCTGACCGCCGCCGCCGGTGAACTGGAGGTGGAGGTCTTGGGTGAGGGTGGCCACGGGGCGCGGCCCCACCAGAGCACCGATGCCATCTGGATCGCGGCTCGGGTGGTGAGTGGTTTGCAGGAGGCGATCAGCCGACGCTTGGACGCGTTGCACCCCGTGGTGGTCAGCTTCGGCCGGATTGAAGGGGGTAAAGCCTTCAACGTGATTGCCGATCACGTCCGGTTGCTTGGAACCGTCCGTTGCCTGGATTTGGAGTTGCATTCCCAGCTGCCGGGCTGGATTGAGGAGACCGTGCAGGCCATCTGCAAGGGCTATGGCGGGGAGGCCCGGGTGAGCTACCGCTGCATCTCCCCGCCGGTCCATAACGACCCCGAACTCACGCAGCTTTTGGCCGATGAGGCGGTGGAACTGCTGGGCCGGCCGCAAGTGGAGTGGCTCGAGCAGCCGTCCCTGGGCGCTGAGGACTTTGCGGAGCTGCAGCGCGACACCCCCAGCACGATGTTCCGTTTGGGTGTGGCTGGGCCGAAGGGCTGCACACCCCTGCACAGCAATACCTTTGCGGCCGATGAGGCCGCGGTCGGGGTGGGCGTTGAGGTGCTCAGCGCCAGCTTGCTGCGTTGGCTGGAGCGAGCCGGCTCATGA
- a CDS encoding DUF3188 domain-containing protein → MIRNLLACSTLLLVLIGLAGVLLRQGPDRLQALPALLIGLALLVQSTWSWRRRRRAILQTLRDQQ, encoded by the coding sequence ATGATCCGCAATTTGCTGGCCTGCTCCACACTGTTGCTGGTGCTGATTGGCCTGGCGGGGGTGCTGCTGCGCCAGGGGCCGGATCGCCTGCAGGCCCTACCGGCCCTTTTGATTGGTTTGGCCCTCTTGGTCCAGAGCACCTGGAGCTGGCGCCGCCGCCGTCGGGCGATCCTGCAGACCCTGCGGGACCAGCAGTAG
- a CDS encoding HEAT repeat domain-containing protein, which produces MNFDDLREAIASDNPGKARPALASLVNASAQEAEPLLLLGLEQSDMIMRQLSCSGLGHKPTAAGWEPLVRTLKHDPEMAVRAEAANALVSHGIDRAWPLLLESFQSESEWLIHCSILSAVAEHPEIAPEQLLELARLAVAEADGTVRVGGTEILGRLVREGSSEAREVLQGLQQDSDHRVVAAALNGLQSQTC; this is translated from the coding sequence ATGAACTTCGACGACCTGCGCGAGGCCATCGCCTCCGATAACCCCGGCAAGGCCCGTCCTGCCCTGGCCAGCCTGGTCAATGCCAGTGCCCAGGAGGCCGAGCCGCTGCTGCTGCTGGGTCTCGAGCAGAGCGACATGATCATGCGGCAACTGAGCTGCTCGGGCCTGGGGCACAAGCCCACGGCGGCGGGTTGGGAGCCTCTCGTTCGCACGCTGAAGCACGACCCTGAGATGGCCGTGCGCGCCGAAGCGGCCAATGCGCTGGTGAGCCATGGGATTGATCGGGCCTGGCCGCTGCTGTTGGAGTCCTTCCAGTCCGAGAGCGAGTGGCTCATCCACTGCAGCATCCTCTCGGCAGTCGCTGAGCACCCAGAGATTGCCCCTGAGCAGTTGCTCGAGTTGGCGCGCCTGGCGGTGGCCGAGGCCGATGGCACGGTCCGGGTGGGCGGCACCGAAATTTTGGGTCGTCTCGTACGTGAAGGCAGCAGCGAGGCCCGAGAGGTTCTGCAGGGCCTGCAGCAGGACAGTGATCACCGCGTGGTTGCGGCAGCCTTGAACGGGCTGCAGTCTCAGACTTGCTAG
- the thiC gene encoding phosphomethylpyrimidine synthase ThiC, whose translation MRSAWIEKRKGQANVSQMHYARQGVVTEEMAYVAKRENLPESLVMEEVARGRMIIPANINHANLEPMAIGIASKCKVNANIGASPNASDASEEVKKLELAVKYGADTVMDLSTGGVNLDEVRTAIINASPVPIGTVPVYQALESVHGSIERLSEDDFLHIIEKHCQQGVDYQTIHAGLLIEHLPKVKGRLTGIVSRGGGILAQWMLYHHKQNPLYTRFDDICEIFKRYDCTFSLGDSLRPGCQHDASDAAQLAELKTLGELTRRAWKHDVQVMVEGPGHVPLDQIEFNVKKQMEECNEAPFYVLGPLVTDIAPGYDHITSAIGAAMAGWHGTAMLCYVTPKEHLGLPNAEDVREGLIAYKIAAHAADIARHRPGARDRDDELSRARYAFDWNKQFELSLDPERAREYHDETLPADIYKQAEFCSMCGPKHCPMQTKITEEDLEGLERVLAEQQSNSEVAAV comes from the coding sequence ATGCGTAGCGCCTGGATCGAAAAGCGCAAAGGTCAAGCCAACGTCTCCCAGATGCACTACGCCCGTCAGGGCGTGGTGACTGAGGAAATGGCCTATGTGGCGAAGCGGGAAAACCTGCCCGAGTCGCTAGTCATGGAAGAGGTGGCCCGTGGCCGGATGATCATCCCGGCCAACATCAACCACGCCAACTTGGAGCCGATGGCGATCGGCATCGCCTCCAAGTGCAAGGTGAACGCCAACATCGGCGCCTCCCCCAATGCTTCCGATGCCTCTGAAGAGGTGAAGAAGCTTGAGCTGGCCGTGAAGTATGGCGCTGACACCGTGATGGATCTTTCCACCGGTGGCGTGAACCTCGATGAGGTGCGTACGGCGATCATCAACGCTTCGCCGGTGCCCATCGGCACGGTGCCCGTGTATCAGGCCCTCGAGAGCGTCCATGGCTCGATCGAGCGTCTCTCGGAAGACGACTTCCTGCACATCATCGAGAAGCACTGCCAGCAGGGCGTCGACTACCAGACGATCCACGCCGGTCTGCTGATTGAGCACCTGCCCAAGGTCAAGGGCCGCCTGACCGGGATCGTCAGCCGTGGCGGCGGGATCCTGGCCCAGTGGATGCTGTATCACCACAAGCAGAACCCCCTCTACACGCGCTTCGACGACATCTGCGAGATCTTCAAGCGCTACGACTGCACCTTCTCCTTGGGCGATTCCCTGCGTCCGGGTTGTCAGCACGACGCCTCTGATGCCGCTCAGTTGGCTGAGCTGAAGACTCTGGGCGAGCTGACCCGTCGCGCCTGGAAGCATGACGTTCAGGTGATGGTCGAAGGTCCTGGTCACGTGCCGTTGGACCAGATCGAGTTCAACGTCAAAAAGCAGATGGAGGAGTGCAATGAGGCACCCTTCTATGTGCTCGGTCCTCTGGTCACCGACATCGCCCCCGGTTACGACCACATCACCTCAGCCATCGGAGCGGCCATGGCCGGCTGGCATGGCACGGCGATGCTCTGCTATGTCACCCCCAAGGAGCACCTGGGTCTGCCCAATGCAGAGGACGTGCGTGAAGGCCTGATCGCCTACAAGATCGCCGCCCACGCCGCCGACATCGCCCGTCACCGCCCCGGTGCTCGTGATCGTGACGACGAGCTGAGCCGCGCCCGCTACGCCTTCGACTGGAACAAGCAGTTCGAACTGTCCTTGGATCCCGAACGGGCCCGTGAGTATCACGACGAAACCCTGCCGGCTGATATCTACAAGCAGGCTGAGTTCTGCTCGATGTGTGGACCCAAGCACTGCCCGATGCAGACCAAGATCACGGAAGAGGATCTAGAGGGGCTTGAGAGAGTCCTTGCTGAACAGCAGAGCAATAGTGAAGTCGCTGCTGTTTAA
- the tkt gene encoding transketolase, with protein MVVAPASVDTLCVNSIRFLAVDAINKSNSGHPGLPMGCAPMAYTLWDKFLKHNPKNPKWFNRDRFVLSAGHGCMLLYALLHLSGYDSVTIEDIKQFRQWGSKTPGHPETFETAGVEVTTGPLGQGIANAVGLAMAEAHLAAKFNKPDCTLVDHTTYVIMGDGCHQEGVSGEAASLAGHLGLGKLIALYDDNHITIDGNTNVSFTEDVLKRYEAYGWHTIHVQDGNTDLGAIAKAIEEAKAVTDRPSMIKVTTTIGYGSPNKANTAGVHGAALGADEAAATRQNLGWNYGEFEVPQESYDQWRKAIERGAAAEAAWNATLADYRSKYPTEAAQFERQLRGELPEGWDANLPSYTPDDKGVATRMHSYNCLNAIGPNLPELIGGSADLTHSNLTDIKGEAGFQKGAEGNRYLHFGVREHAMGAILNGLAYHGSGLVPYGGTFCVFAGYMVGAMRLSALSELGVIYVLTHDSIGLGEDGPTHQPIETLASLRSIPNMLVIRPGDGNETSGAYKVAVANRHRPTVLFLSRQAMANQANSNADHVAKGGYILEDSNGTPDLILIGTGTELDLCVQAAAQLRAEGKNVRVVSMPCVDLFEEQDAAYRESVLPAACRKRLVVEASSSFGWHKYTGFEGDTVSIDRFGASAPGPLLMEKFGFTVDNVVAQAKALG; from the coding sequence ATGGTCGTCGCTCCCGCTTCTGTCGACACGCTCTGCGTCAACAGCATCCGCTTCCTGGCCGTCGACGCGATCAACAAGAGCAACTCCGGCCACCCCGGACTGCCCATGGGTTGCGCTCCCATGGCCTACACCCTGTGGGACAAGTTCCTTAAGCACAACCCCAAGAACCCCAAGTGGTTCAACCGTGACCGCTTTGTGCTCTCGGCCGGCCACGGCTGCATGCTGCTGTACGCGCTGCTGCACCTGAGCGGCTACGACTCGGTCACGATCGAGGACATCAAGCAATTCCGCCAGTGGGGCTCCAAGACCCCTGGTCACCCCGAGACCTTCGAGACCGCCGGCGTCGAAGTCACCACCGGTCCCCTGGGTCAGGGCATCGCCAACGCTGTCGGCCTGGCCATGGCCGAAGCACACCTGGCGGCCAAGTTCAACAAGCCCGACTGCACGCTCGTTGATCACACCACCTACGTGATCATGGGCGACGGCTGCCACCAAGAAGGTGTCAGCGGTGAAGCTGCGTCCCTGGCCGGTCACCTGGGTCTGGGCAAACTGATCGCCCTGTACGACGACAACCACATCACCATCGACGGAAACACAAACGTTTCCTTCACCGAGGATGTGCTGAAGCGCTACGAGGCCTACGGCTGGCACACCATCCACGTTCAGGACGGCAACACCGACCTGGGCGCCATCGCCAAGGCAATTGAAGAGGCCAAGGCCGTCACCGATCGTCCTTCGATGATCAAGGTGACCACCACCATCGGCTACGGCTCCCCCAACAAGGCCAACACCGCCGGTGTTCACGGCGCCGCTCTGGGTGCTGATGAAGCCGCCGCAACCCGCCAGAACCTGGGTTGGAACTACGGCGAATTCGAAGTTCCTCAGGAGTCCTACGACCAGTGGCGCAAGGCCATCGAGCGTGGCGCCGCCGCTGAGGCCGCCTGGAACGCAACCCTGGCTGACTACCGCAGCAAGTACCCCACCGAAGCCGCTCAGTTCGAGCGTCAGCTGCGTGGTGAACTGCCCGAGGGCTGGGATGCAAACCTCCCCAGCTACACCCCTGACGACAAGGGTGTGGCCACCCGGATGCATTCCTACAACTGTCTGAATGCCATCGGCCCCAACCTGCCCGAGCTGATCGGTGGTTCGGCTGACCTGACCCACTCCAACCTCACCGACATCAAGGGTGAGGCCGGTTTCCAGAAGGGTGCCGAGGGCAACCGCTACCTGCACTTCGGTGTGCGCGAGCACGCCATGGGCGCCATCCTCAACGGCCTCGCCTATCACGGCAGTGGCCTGGTTCCCTACGGCGGCACCTTCTGCGTCTTCGCGGGCTACATGGTGGGCGCCATGCGCCTGTCCGCCCTGAGCGAACTGGGCGTGATCTATGTCCTGACCCACGACTCCATCGGTCTGGGTGAAGACGGCCCCACCCACCAGCCGATCGAGACCCTGGCCAGCCTGCGTTCGATCCCGAACATGCTGGTGATCCGCCCCGGCGACGGCAACGAAACCAGCGGTGCTTACAAGGTCGCCGTGGCCAACCGTCACCGCCCCACCGTGCTGTTCCTCAGCCGTCAGGCAATGGCCAACCAGGCCAACTCCAACGCCGACCACGTGGCCAAGGGTGGCTACATCCTTGAGGACAGCAACGGCACCCCCGATCTGATCCTGATCGGCACCGGCACCGAGCTCGACCTCTGCGTCCAGGCCGCTGCCCAGCTGCGCGCCGAAGGCAAGAACGTCCGCGTGGTGTCCATGCCCTGCGTGGACCTGTTCGAAGAGCAGGACGCCGCCTACCGCGAGAGCGTGCTTCCCGCAGCCTGCCGCAAGCGCCTGGTGGTCGAGGCGTCCAGCAGCTTCGGCTGGCACAAGTACACCGGCTTCGAAGGCGACACCGTCTCCATCGACCGCTTCGGTGCTTCCGCTCCCGGCCCGCTGCTGATGGAGAAGTTCGGCTTCACCGTCGACAACGTGGTTGCCCAAGCCAAGGCCCTGGGCTGA
- the fabF gene encoding beta-ketoacyl-ACP synthase II, which produces MVEGLRRVVVTGLGAVTPIGNDVISYWEGLSSGRNGVAPITLFDASAHACRFAAEVKDFDPSAYIEPKESKRWDRFCQFGVVAAKQAVSHAGLTIDDSNAHRIGTAIGSGVGGLLMMETQAHVLADKGPSRVSPFTVPMMIPNMATGLTAIAIGAKGPSSAVATACAAGSNAIGDAFRLIQLGQADAMVCGGAESAITPLGVAGFASAKALSFRNDDPATASRPFDAERDGFVIGEGAGVLVLESLEHAQARGAEILAEVVGYGMTCDAHHITSPTPGGVGGAEAMRLALQDARIEADAVDYVNAHGTSTPANDSNESSAIKSALGDRAKQIPVSSTKSMTGHLLGGSGGIEAVAGVLAIGHNVVPPTINYQNPDPACDLDVVPNQAREHKLNVVLSNSFGFGGHNVCLAFRRFT; this is translated from the coding sequence ATGGTGGAGGGTCTCCGCCGCGTCGTCGTCACCGGCCTTGGCGCGGTCACACCAATTGGTAATGACGTCATTTCCTACTGGGAAGGACTGAGTAGCGGTCGTAACGGGGTTGCGCCGATCACCTTGTTTGACGCGTCTGCCCATGCCTGCCGCTTTGCGGCTGAGGTGAAGGATTTCGATCCCTCCGCCTACATCGAGCCCAAAGAAAGCAAGCGCTGGGATCGGTTTTGCCAGTTCGGGGTGGTTGCCGCCAAGCAGGCTGTGTCCCATGCAGGTCTGACCATCGACGACAGCAACGCCCATCGGATCGGAACCGCGATCGGTTCTGGCGTGGGCGGTCTTCTGATGATGGAGACCCAGGCCCACGTGCTGGCAGACAAGGGTCCATCTCGGGTGAGCCCTTTCACCGTTCCGATGATGATCCCGAACATGGCCACTGGCCTGACGGCAATCGCCATTGGTGCCAAGGGCCCCAGCAGTGCTGTGGCTACGGCCTGCGCCGCCGGCTCCAATGCCATCGGTGATGCCTTCCGGTTGATCCAGCTGGGGCAAGCCGACGCGATGGTCTGCGGTGGCGCCGAATCCGCCATTACCCCATTGGGAGTGGCTGGCTTCGCCAGCGCCAAGGCTTTGTCATTCCGCAACGACGATCCGGCAACCGCCAGCCGGCCCTTCGATGCCGAGCGTGATGGCTTTGTGATCGGCGAGGGCGCAGGCGTGCTGGTTCTTGAGAGCCTCGAGCACGCCCAGGCCCGCGGAGCCGAGATCCTCGCTGAGGTGGTTGGCTACGGCATGACCTGTGATGCACACCACATCACCTCACCAACCCCCGGTGGCGTGGGCGGGGCTGAGGCCATGCGCCTGGCTCTTCAAGACGCACGCATCGAGGCCGATGCGGTCGACTACGTCAACGCCCACGGCACCAGCACCCCGGCCAATGACTCCAACGAGTCCTCGGCGATCAAGTCTGCGCTCGGGGATCGGGCCAAGCAGATTCCCGTGAGCTCGACCAAGTCGATGACCGGTCACCTGCTGGGCGGCAGCGGCGGCATTGAAGCCGTTGCCGGGGTCCTGGCGATTGGCCACAACGTGGTGCCGCCTACGATCAATTACCAAAATCCGGATCCGGCCTGTGATCTGGATGTCGTTCCCAATCAGGCCCGGGAACACAAACTGAACGTGGTGCTTTCGAATTCCTTTGGGTTCGGCGGCCACAACGTTTGCCTGGCGTTCCGCCGGTTCACCTAG
- the acpP gene encoding acyl carrier protein — translation MSQEAIFEKVRSIVVEQLSVDAGEVKPESNFQNDLGADSLDTVELVMALEEAFDIEIPDEAAEGIATVGDAVKYILDKQA, via the coding sequence ATGTCCCAGGAAGCGATCTTCGAGAAAGTCCGCTCGATCGTTGTTGAGCAGCTGAGCGTTGATGCCGGCGAGGTCAAGCCCGAATCCAACTTCCAGAACGATCTGGGCGCTGACTCGCTCGACACCGTTGAACTCGTGATGGCCCTGGAAGAGGCCTTCGATATCGAGATTCCCGACGAAGCCGCTGAAGGCATCGCCACCGTTGGCGACGCCGTCAAATACATCCTGGACAAGCAGGCCTGA
- the psaC gene encoding photosystem I iron-sulfur center protein PsaC, whose product MSHAVKIYDTCIGCTQCVRACPLDVLEMVPWDGCKAGQIASSPRTEDCVGCKRCETACPTDFLSIRVYLGDETTRSMGLAY is encoded by the coding sequence ATGTCCCACGCCGTCAAGATTTACGACACCTGCATCGGCTGCACCCAGTGCGTTCGGGCATGTCCTCTCGATGTTCTCGAGATGGTGCCCTGGGATGGCTGCAAGGCCGGTCAGATCGCCTCGTCTCCCCGCACCGAAGACTGCGTCGGTTGCAAGCGCTGTGAGACCGCTTGCCCCACCGACTTCCTCTCCATTCGCGTCTATCTCGGCGACGAAACCACCCGCTCCATGGGCCTGGCTTACTGA